The DNA region TTAAATACTTCAAAAACCAAGTTGATATCTGGGTTGTGTACAATCTCGTTGTCGTGCGGCGAAGAAATGATAATCTGCGGCGGCAGAAACGTGTTGGGTCCAAGACTTCCGTCGGCATTGATGTTCTGCACAAAGATGTCCATTGTCGCCGTCCGCGAGTCCGGCCATGCGGCGACAATCTGATTTAGCGGAGTGATGCAGGCGTGCGGTCTGCCCTTTTCACTCACCACCGAGCACAGCTCCTTCACGGTCGGAGTCCAGTTGGGCACACCATCCTGGCTGAGTTGGCTTGCGCGCAGGAGTGTGTTAATCTGACTGCCGGGCGCGTATTGCGAATAGAAGACTGTGTAGCTTTCGTCCTGCAAAAACGCGCGTACGTTGAAACACGGCTCCGGCGAGAGAGGTGCAATCGTCAAGCCGTTGGCATTCCACAATCTCGCACCGTTCACATCGAGCAGCTGCGCGTCCAATCCGCCCTGTGACTGATTCGTGTTTGCCGTCTGATAGAAGATAGCCACACCTGCCGGAACACGAATGGCCGACGGCGACATCTGCAACTCGTTCGCGGACAAATCCACCTGCACTCCGTCGGTAATCCATTCGACGTTTCCAGCCGCGTTGACATGCTGGACATAGCAATGATGCACGTTTCCGCGCGCATCGTACCAGTAGGAAAACGCTCCTCCGCTTCCGTCATAGAGCACGTCAGGCCGCATCTGTATGCCAATGCCGTTTTGTGTCATGATAGGTACGCCGTTGGGATTCCAGAGCGGCGTGCCGTCCTGCGCGTATTTTCGCAAATACAGATGACGCGGCGAAGTGAATTGCGTTCCCTGCTGCGCCAGATAAGAGAGTATGACGGCTCCCGAATCCGCTGCGGCGAGTCGCGGTATCGAGACACCGTTCGCTTGCGTAAACGTAATCGTGGGTGGATTAAAGACGTCCACACCTTGTGCGGTCAGACGCCGGAGGTGCATGGATGTTTCCTCTTGCCAGGCAAACACGATATCGCCGTTATTCATCGGTTCGATTTGCGGGTCCGGCTCGAAGCCGTCATTGTTGGACAGCGCGATGCCGTCAGCACCCCACAAGAATTCCTGCTGCGGACCGATGCTATAAACCGTAATATCGCGGTCAGAGCCGTTGCGGATATCGTTAATGGCCAGAATGCAATTATCGGAGACGTCAGCGGCGATATCCCAGTCCGTGAGCCACGTGTCCTGCGGATGATCGGAAATTAAAATACCGCAGGGGTTTGCCCACTGCGGCACTCCGTCCGAATTCAGTCTTTGCAAATAAATATCGTAGTTACCTGAAGAGAGATCCTGCCACGCGATGTAGCAGCCGCCTTCGGACAGCGCGGCGGTCTTGGGCAAAGCCTGTTCGCCCGTGTGGTCGCAGATCAACAGATTCAAGTTTGAATCCGTCGGCCATTGGGCAAGTGCGGAGAGGCTGCAGAGCAAAGTGAGCAATGCGCGTTTCATGATTCCACCTCCGAAACGAGTTCACGCAAATCAAATTCCGAGGACGTAAATCGTCCACGGCGCCACGGAAGTTTCGCTCTTCCATGCAAAAGGTTCTTCTGGTTTGCCAAGCGGAGAAATCATCTCGACAACTGATAGTCCCGCTTGTTGATACAGTTCGCGATAGGCCTCATCTGACCACATCACGTCAATGACAGGGCGTTGGTCTTCCACGTCGGTCATAATGATTTTCACTTCGTCTCCGCTCTTAGCAAGCTTGTTCTCAGGAAAGTCCTTGGTCGTGAACGAAGCCCACTCGTGAGTGTAGATATCCGGTGACGATACGAGATTGACGATTCTGCCCGCTGGAGTCAAATGGCTTGCCAGCGTCTTGAACAGCGCGAGCTTTCGCTCTGCCGTCGGGATGTTATCAAAGGTAAAAGCCGAGAAGATTAAGTCGAAATGCGACTGCAACAACACTTCGAGTTTGCCGTTATCCTCGGCCAGCAGATAGACTCCTTCCGGGTCTCTCTGCTGCGCGCGCTTCAGCATGTCCTCGGAAATGTCAATTCCAATCGCGTCAAAGCCAAGCTGTTTCAAAAAACGCGTCGAACGGCCTGCACCGCAGCCGAAATCCAAAGCTAAGTCTCCGTGAACATGCCGGACAAAGAGTTCGGGCAAGTCACGGTAGGCAAGATAATACGTGCCGGGGAATTCGAGCTTGTCATAAGCCTCGGCGCGGCGGTCGTC from bacterium includes:
- a CDS encoding class I SAM-dependent methyltransferase yields the protein MSFTNVYQDDRRAEAYDKLEFPGTYYLAYRDLPELFVRHVHGDLALDFGCGAGRSTRFLKQLGFDAIGIDISEDMLKRAQQRDPEGVYLLAEDNGKLEVLLQSHFDLIFSAFTFDNIPTAERKLALFKTLASHLTPAGRIVNLVSSPDIYTHEWASFTTKDFPENKLAKSGDEVKIIMTDVEDQRPVIDVMWSDEAYRELYQQAGLSVVEMISPLGKPEEPFAWKSETSVAPWTIYVLGI